The sequence ATTTACGTGACCACCATTTGGAGTTTTTTCGCTTGGTTTGATAGCTTTTTTAGCTATTTTGCATCCCTCAACTATAACCTGACCTTTTTTTGCAAGAACTGCTAAAATTTTACCAGTTTTGCCTTTATCGTCACCAGCGATGATCTTAACGGTATCGCCTTTTTTGACTTTAAATTTTACATTAGCCATTATAAAACCTCCGGAGCTAGCGAAACAATCTTCATAAAGTTAGCATATCTAACTTCACGTCCAACTGGTCCAAAAATACGAGTGCCGACTGGCTCTTTTTTACTATCAAGTATAACAGCTGCATTCTCGTCAAAGCGGATTAGCGAACCATTATCTCTTTGAACCTCTTTTTTAGTTCTTACAACAACAGCTTTTACAACTTGTCCTTTTTTGATCTTACCATTTGGAAGAGCTTTTTTAACAGAGCAAACTATGATATCGCCAAGTGTAGCGTATCTTCTTTTGCTGCCGCCAAGAACTTTTATACACATTAACTCTTTTGCACCACTATTATCAGCAACTGCAAGTCTTGTAAAACTTTGAATCATTACTCAACTCCCTTTGCCAATACAGCTTTTAAGCGAAAATTCTTGCGA comes from Campylobacter concisus and encodes:
- the rplX gene encoding 50S ribosomal protein L24, with the translated sequence MANVKFKVKKGDTVKIIAGDDKGKTGKILAVLAKKGQVIVEGCKIAKKAIKPSEKTPNGGHVNKEMPIDISNVAKVEG
- the rplN gene encoding 50S ribosomal protein L14 encodes the protein MIQSFTRLAVADNSGAKELMCIKVLGGSKRRYATLGDIIVCSVKKALPNGKIKKGQVVKAVVVRTKKEVQRDNGSLIRFDENAAVILDSKKEPVGTRIFGPVGREVRYANFMKIVSLAPEVL